In Halosegnis marinus, one genomic interval encodes:
- a CDS encoding AAA domain-containing protein, producing the protein MNLRGPVVSVDDPRTVETSNGTSELAEATMRPDRGAGDPVTVTLWGKWTETAAVLEPGMDLLVVDPEEREFRGETTYSTGRETFVVVDPDFLVDVTDIRSWVQCPRMYYLNKISALPLAYPVVRGTVVHDVFGDLLRGRGLDDAVEEQVEAAALDIGLLGQERDAVAEEVRQNAGAIEAWLQQGALTETDEWRSEQTLVSEAFGMKGRADAVRRGAPVELKTGKNLKRDPRFHDKVQAACYALMLGERGARADGTTIGEAAPDTGTLLYTKNNALDRTEENGDLSPAKDFSLGVGLLKYVVRQRNEIAAMEHDFDVPTGYEADAVCEYCFEQDTCMVVSGRLNQESKAGQIGTPVPEEERAYFERFYRAVEEERREVHAEYRKLWEQTAEERADDDRALIGLDPAGRRELPDGSWELRATRTSEAVSKLREGDVALASDGHPTRGTAELARIRRLDDEVVVTTDEPLDLRRLDVYPSELNVSRQLAALHDAVLKGDPDRKDALFGRRSPGFSGRERAYIDNNDAQNAAVNRAVRADDFALVHGPPGTGKTYTLARTVRALVADGERVLLSAFTNRAVDNAVEALEEQGFDDVVRVGTESGVRADMQEYRLETAGEPAEVTATLADARVVAATTASCGGRALRSQEFDVAVVDEAGQLTEPGTLAAANLADRFVLVGDHQQLPPVVRAENDLSTSLFERLIEEHPDAGVLLDRQYRMCQRVQWFSSREFYDGALRPATPEVAGQSLADLGVETADLPADLRDAVNFVDPDGSQRGNTNPAEADRVADVVEAYVAAGVPRDEVGVIAPFRAQVAEISKRLPETTVDTVDRFQGSAKEVVVVSFVATGGLDGPIFEDHRRMNVALTRAKKALALVGDREALGSDPFYARLLRWADA; encoded by the coding sequence GTGAACCTCCGCGGTCCCGTCGTGTCCGTCGACGACCCACGAACCGTAGAGACGTCGAACGGGACCTCGGAACTCGCCGAAGCCACGATGCGCCCCGACCGCGGCGCGGGCGACCCCGTCACCGTCACCCTGTGGGGGAAGTGGACCGAGACGGCCGCCGTCCTCGAACCGGGGATGGACCTGCTCGTCGTCGACCCCGAGGAGCGGGAGTTCCGGGGCGAGACGACCTACTCCACCGGCCGCGAGACGTTCGTCGTCGTGGACCCGGACTTCCTCGTGGACGTGACGGACATCCGGTCGTGGGTGCAGTGTCCGCGGATGTACTACCTGAACAAGATATCCGCCCTCCCGCTCGCCTACCCCGTGGTCCGCGGGACCGTCGTCCACGACGTGTTCGGCGACCTGCTCCGCGGCCGCGGGCTGGACGACGCCGTCGAGGAGCAGGTCGAGGCCGCGGCGCTCGACATCGGCCTGCTTGGCCAGGAGCGCGACGCCGTCGCCGAGGAGGTCAGACAGAACGCCGGCGCGATAGAGGCGTGGCTCCAGCAGGGGGCGCTCACGGAAACCGACGAATGGCGCTCGGAGCAGACGCTCGTCTCCGAGGCGTTCGGCATGAAGGGCCGCGCGGACGCCGTGCGCCGGGGCGCGCCGGTCGAACTCAAGACCGGGAAGAACCTCAAGCGCGACCCGCGCTTCCACGACAAGGTACAGGCGGCCTGCTACGCCCTGATGCTGGGCGAGCGCGGCGCACGCGCCGACGGGACGACAATCGGCGAGGCCGCGCCCGACACCGGCACGCTCCTCTACACGAAGAACAACGCCCTCGACCGGACGGAGGAGAACGGCGACCTCTCGCCGGCCAAGGACTTCTCGCTGGGCGTCGGCCTCCTGAAGTACGTCGTCCGCCAGCGCAACGAGATCGCCGCGATGGAGCACGACTTCGACGTGCCGACCGGCTACGAGGCCGATGCCGTCTGCGAGTACTGCTTCGAGCAGGACACCTGTATGGTGGTCTCCGGCCGGCTGAACCAGGAGTCGAAGGCCGGGCAGATCGGCACGCCGGTCCCCGAGGAGGAGCGCGCGTACTTCGAGCGGTTCTACCGCGCCGTCGAGGAGGAGCGCCGCGAGGTCCACGCCGAGTACCGGAAGCTCTGGGAGCAGACCGCGGAGGAACGGGCCGACGACGACCGCGCGCTGATAGGCCTCGACCCGGCGGGCCGGCGTGAACTCCCCGACGGCTCGTGGGAACTGCGCGCGACCCGGACGTCGGAGGCCGTCTCGAAGCTCCGCGAGGGCGACGTGGCGCTCGCGAGCGACGGGCACCCGACGCGGGGCACCGCGGAGCTCGCGCGCATCCGCCGCCTGGACGACGAGGTCGTGGTGACGACCGACGAGCCGCTCGACCTCCGGCGGCTGGACGTGTACCCCTCGGAGCTGAACGTCTCGCGCCAGCTCGCGGCGCTCCACGACGCCGTCCTGAAGGGCGACCCCGACCGGAAGGACGCGCTGTTCGGTCGCCGGTCCCCCGGTTTCTCCGGGCGGGAGCGGGCCTACATCGACAACAACGACGCGCAGAACGCCGCCGTCAACCGCGCCGTCCGGGCCGACGACTTCGCGCTCGTCCACGGCCCGCCGGGGACGGGGAAGACGTACACCCTCGCGCGGACGGTCCGCGCGCTGGTGGCGGACGGCGAACGCGTTCTCCTGTCGGCGTTCACGAACCGCGCCGTGGACAACGCCGTCGAGGCGCTGGAGGAGCAGGGGTTCGACGACGTCGTGCGCGTCGGCACGGAGTCGGGCGTGCGCGCCGACATGCAGGAGTACCGGCTGGAAACCGCGGGCGAGCCGGCCGAGGTGACGGCGACGCTCGCGGACGCGCGGGTGGTGGCGGCGACGACGGCTTCCTGCGGCGGCCGGGCGCTCCGGTCACAGGAGTTCGACGTCGCCGTCGTGGACGAGGCCGGTCAGCTGACCGAGCCGGGGACGCTCGCGGCCGCGAACCTCGCGGACCGGTTCGTGCTCGTGGGCGACCACCAGCAACTGCCGCCCGTCGTCCGCGCGGAGAACGACCTCTCGACCTCGCTGTTCGAGCGGCTCATCGAGGAACACCCGGACGCCGGCGTCCTGCTCGACCGGCAGTACCGGATGTGCCAGCGCGTCCAGTGGTTCTCCTCGCGGGAGTTCTACGACGGCGCTCTCCGGCCCGCGACGCCGGAAGTCGCGGGCCAGTCGCTCGCTGACCTCGGCGTCGAGACCGCCGACCTCCCCGCGGACCTCCGCGACGCGGTGAACTTCGTCGACCCCGACGGGAGCCAGCGGGGGAACACCAACCCCGCCGAGGCGGACCGGGTCGCGGACGTCGTCGAGGCGTACGTCGCCGCGGGTGTCCCCCGCGACGAGGTCGGGGTCATCGCGCCGTTCCGCGCGCAGGTCGCGGAGATATCGAAGCGGCTGCCCGAAACGACCGTCGATACGGTCGACCGCTTCCAGGGCTCCGCGAAGGAGGTCGTCGTGGTGTCGTTCGTCGCGACCGGCGGCCTCGACGGCCCCATCTTCGAGGACCACCGGCGGATGAACGTCGCCCTGACGCGCGCGAAGAAGGCGCTCGCGCTGGTCGGCGACCGCGAGGCGCTCGGCTCCGACCCGTTCTACGCTCGGCTGCTCCGCTGGGCGGACGCGTAG
- a CDS encoding HalX domain-containing protein, producing the protein MTGNGRATVLVVDDEAAVAEGHAAQLSDEYEARVAIGGHEALSAMNDGIDVVLLDRRMPDLDGEAVLERLREGGYDCRVAMLTGVDPDFDIIDMGFDDYLKKPVSADALNETVGGLLRRSRYDTRLRRYFSLASKVAVLETEHDRAELAAEPDYVELCERLAELRAELDDTLDELSTRDGYAVAAGGSSD; encoded by the coding sequence ATGACTGGGAACGGGCGCGCGACGGTTCTCGTCGTCGACGACGAGGCGGCGGTCGCCGAGGGACACGCCGCACAGCTCTCGGACGAGTACGAGGCCAGGGTCGCGATAGGGGGACACGAGGCGCTTTCGGCGATGAACGACGGTATCGACGTGGTCCTGCTCGACCGCCGGATGCCGGACCTCGACGGCGAGGCGGTGCTCGAACGGCTCCGCGAAGGGGGCTACGACTGTCGGGTCGCCATGCTCACCGGGGTCGACCCCGACTTCGACATCATCGACATGGGCTTCGACGACTACCTGAAGAAGCCCGTCTCGGCCGACGCGCTCAACGAGACGGTCGGCGGACTGCTCCGCCGGTCGCGCTACGACACGCGGCTCCGACGCTACTTCTCGCTCGCGTCGAAGGTGGCCGTCCTCGAAACCGAGCACGACCGCGCCGAACTCGCCGCGGAGCCCGACTACGTGGAGCTGTGCGAGCGGCTCGCCGAACTCCGGGCCGAACTCGACGACACGCTCGACGAGCTCTCGACGCGCGACGGCTACGCCGTGGCCGCGGGCGGCTCGTCCGACTAG
- a CDS encoding sensor histidine kinase has translation MDTVVHVGSREPSEPVAAALSDAGFALRAAADLAAALDTLAREPVACLLLGGDDPAGDAARLRRRGHDTPALAVLADGDPLPDDTHLAGVVPADDPERVARRVSDAVADRRVRETRRERGRLRSVLADARTALPDDPDVEALTDLARRLTDADGYTGAWVGRHEASTDVVVPVAARGVAADHIRTLTGTDDAEPVVRALADGVATAVDGDTATLAARVGSGPFVLVCYGRREHGVTDEECEAFARFAEGSEPDPEDAAQAPENDAVATDGAPATDDGIRVLGETIAHELANHLDVASTHLDLADGDENVDRASAALDRIADVAAEARRLASADLDTEAVSVGDAARDAWDRVVSGDATLVVAQDGRVEGDPQLLRLLLENLLRNAVEHGADGDTDVTVTVAVTAEGFRVDDDGAGIPPEDRDRVLEWGYSTGGTGAGLGIVSLVAERHGWDVSVGESESGGARFAFV, from the coding sequence ATGGACACGGTGGTACACGTCGGGAGCCGCGAGCCCTCCGAACCGGTAGCCGCGGCCCTCTCCGACGCCGGCTTCGCGCTCCGCGCCGCCGCCGACCTCGCCGCCGCGCTCGACACGCTCGCCCGCGAGCCCGTCGCCTGCCTCCTGCTGGGCGGCGACGACCCCGCTGGCGACGCCGCGCGACTCCGCCGCCGGGGCCACGACACGCCCGCCCTCGCGGTCCTCGCCGACGGCGACCCCCTCCCCGACGACACCCACCTCGCCGGCGTCGTCCCGGCCGACGACCCCGAGCGCGTCGCGCGTCGCGTCTCGGACGCCGTCGCCGACCGCCGCGTCCGCGAGACGCGCCGCGAGCGCGGCCGCCTCCGCTCCGTCCTCGCCGACGCGCGCACGGCGCTGCCTGACGACCCCGACGTCGAGGCGCTGACCGACCTCGCCCGCCGGCTGACCGACGCCGACGGCTACACCGGCGCGTGGGTCGGCCGCCACGAGGCCAGCACCGACGTGGTGGTTCCCGTCGCGGCCCGCGGGGTCGCCGCCGACCACATCCGGACGCTCACCGGCACCGACGACGCCGAGCCGGTCGTCCGGGCGCTCGCCGACGGCGTCGCGACGGCCGTCGACGGGGACACCGCCACGCTCGCCGCCCGCGTTGGCAGCGGGCCGTTCGTCCTCGTCTGCTACGGCCGCCGGGAGCACGGGGTCACGGACGAGGAATGCGAGGCGTTCGCCCGGTTCGCCGAGGGGTCGGAACCCGACCCGGAGGACGCGGCGCAGGCCCCCGAAAACGACGCCGTCGCCACGGACGGGGCCCCGGCGACCGACGACGGCATCCGCGTCCTCGGCGAGACTATCGCCCACGAGCTCGCGAACCACCTCGACGTGGCGAGCACACATCTCGACCTCGCGGACGGCGACGAGAACGTCGACCGGGCGAGCGCCGCGCTGGACCGTATCGCCGACGTGGCCGCGGAGGCCCGGCGGCTGGCGAGCGCCGACCTCGACACCGAGGCGGTGTCCGTCGGCGACGCCGCCCGGGACGCGTGGGACCGTGTCGTGAGCGGCGACGCGACCCTCGTCGTCGCGCAGGACGGCCGCGTCGAGGGGGACCCCCAACTGCTGCGTCTCCTGCTGGAGAACCTCCTGCGAAACGCCGTGGAGCACGGCGCCGACGGCGACACCGACGTGACCGTCACCGTCGCCGTCACTGCCGAGGGGTTCCGGGTGGACGACGACGGCGCCGGCATCCCGCCCGAGGACCGCGACCGCGTGCTGGAGTGGGGCTACTCGACGGGCGGGACGGGTGCCGGGCTCGGCATCGTCTCGCTCGTCGCGGAGCGCCACGGCTGGGACGTGTCGGTCGGCGAGTCGGAGTCGGGGGGCGCGCGCTTCGCGTTCGTCTAG
- the moaA gene encoding GTP 3',8-cyclase MoaA — MLEDGFGREVSGVRVSLTDRCNFDCVYCHNEGLGDTRGPMEPAEDEMSTDDVVRFLEVAREFDVGKVKFTGGEPMLRGDLEEIIRRTPDGMETSLTTNGTYLPGRAEALAEAGLSRVNVSQDAMDPEAFRELTKSNGYEDVLAGVDAALDAGLAPVKLNMVVFEHTAGYVPEMVEHVASNDGLQLQLIEYMPELAGRPEWAVDIDRVHGWLKEQATRVEHREMHDRRRYYVAGDDGGEGMVEIVDPVGNANFCANCHRVRVTHEGYLKGCLNRNDDLKPMGEMTKPEIREAFRETVAERVPYYGEYLVREDGDWVLNEKYLDPQPAD; from the coding sequence ATGCTCGAGGACGGGTTCGGTCGCGAGGTGTCCGGGGTGCGCGTCTCGCTGACCGACCGGTGTAACTTCGACTGCGTCTACTGTCACAACGAGGGGCTGGGGGACACGCGGGGACCGATGGAGCCGGCCGAGGACGAGATGTCCACGGACGACGTGGTTCGCTTTCTGGAGGTGGCCCGCGAGTTCGACGTCGGGAAGGTGAAGTTCACGGGCGGCGAGCCGATGCTCCGGGGCGACCTGGAGGAGATAATCCGTCGCACTCCGGACGGGATGGAGACCTCGCTGACGACGAACGGGACCTACCTCCCCGGCCGGGCCGAGGCCCTCGCGGAGGCGGGGCTCTCTCGGGTGAACGTCTCCCAGGACGCGATGGACCCCGAGGCGTTCCGCGAACTGACGAAGTCGAACGGCTACGAGGACGTACTGGCCGGCGTCGACGCGGCGCTCGACGCGGGGCTCGCCCCGGTGAAGCTCAACATGGTCGTCTTCGAGCACACCGCGGGCTACGTCCCGGAGATGGTCGAGCACGTCGCGAGCAACGACGGGCTCCAGCTCCAGCTCATCGAGTACATGCCCGAGCTCGCGGGGCGGCCGGAGTGGGCCGTCGATATCGACCGCGTCCACGGCTGGCTCAAGGAGCAGGCCACCCGCGTCGAACACCGCGAGATGCACGACCGGCGGCGCTACTACGTCGCGGGCGACGACGGCGGCGAGGGGATGGTCGAGATCGTGGACCCGGTCGGAAACGCGAACTTCTGTGCCAACTGTCACCGGGTGCGCGTCACCCACGAGGGGTACCTGAAGGGGTGTCTCAACCGCAACGACGACCTGAAGCCGATGGGCGAGATGACGAAGCCCGAGATACGCGAGGCCTTCCGCGAGACGGTCGCCGAGCGGGTCCCGTACTACGGCGAGTACCTCGTGCGCGAGGACGGCGACTGGGTGCTCAACGAGAAGTACCTCGACCCCCAGCCGGCCGACTGA
- a CDS encoding DUF7351 domain-containing protein, which yields MDTEPADAFGLLATPTRMATMSAFAERDPGATLSFTELFEATDEETTAGFAYHLRQLRGHYVEQVEAGYRLTDAGRRVVRALAAGAYTERVDRDPVPVPEPCPLCDGDLTARTTDNVVTVGCADCERDVCKLPFPPGGFADHEDDADLLAAVDRLYRGRVRLLREGTCPDCGGRTERRVEVSEGIALAALSCTACGERVRCPATVTLLAHPAVVAFARNHGADPRDRPVWNVGDAWTETVLSTDPVCVRVGYCLDGEELALLVGADGSVGHVERTERGDDAAAGAGSAAA from the coding sequence ATGGACACCGAGCCCGCCGACGCGTTCGGCCTGCTCGCGACGCCGACCCGGATGGCGACGATGTCGGCGTTCGCCGAGCGCGACCCCGGGGCGACGCTCTCCTTCACCGAGCTGTTCGAGGCGACCGACGAGGAGACGACCGCCGGGTTCGCGTACCACCTCCGGCAGCTCCGGGGCCACTACGTCGAGCAGGTCGAGGCGGGGTACCGGCTCACCGACGCCGGGCGACGGGTCGTCCGGGCGCTCGCCGCCGGCGCGTACACGGAGCGCGTGGACCGCGACCCCGTTCCGGTGCCGGAGCCGTGCCCCCTGTGCGACGGCGACCTGACGGCGCGGACCACCGACAACGTCGTGACGGTCGGCTGTGCGGACTGCGAGCGCGACGTGTGCAAGCTGCCGTTCCCGCCCGGCGGCTTCGCGGACCACGAGGACGACGCCGACCTGCTCGCGGCCGTGGACCGCCTCTACCGCGGCCGGGTGCGGCTGCTCCGCGAGGGCACCTGCCCCGACTGCGGCGGGCGAACCGAGCGCCGGGTCGAGGTCTCCGAGGGGATCGCGCTCGCGGCGCTGTCGTGTACGGCCTGCGGCGAGCGGGTCCGCTGTCCGGCGACCGTGACGCTGCTCGCACACCCGGCGGTCGTCGCGTTCGCACGGAACCACGGGGCGGACCCCCGCGACCGCCCGGTGTGGAACGTCGGCGACGCGTGGACGGAGACGGTGCTCTCTACGGACCCAGTCTGTGTGCGCGTCGGCTACTGTCTCGACGGCGAGGAACTGGCGCTGCTTGTCGGCGCGGACGGGAGCGTCGGACACGTCGAACGAACGGAGAGAGGCGACGACGCGGCCGCCGGAGCGGGCTCGGCGGCCGCCTGA
- a CDS encoding archaeal proteasome endopeptidase complex subunit alpha: MQGNSQQQAYDRGTNIFSPDGRLYQVEYAREAVKRGSPTLGVRFDDGENAGVVFVAGGRLRSSLQVADSIEKIHKTDDHVGVASAGHVADARQLVDVARRQAQVERLRYDEPASIEALTKEITGYIQEYTQAGGARPFGAALLVGGVDDDGSPHLFETDPSGTPYEWEAVAIGGNSDEIQDYLEAEYEGDADADGALELALRALADATEGGLQSRGMSAAVVDESGYRDLSGDELAETIEGHGLAADESEE, translated from the coding sequence ATGCAGGGTAACTCACAACAGCAGGCGTACGACCGCGGCACGAACATCTTCAGCCCCGACGGGCGGCTCTACCAGGTGGAGTACGCGCGCGAGGCCGTAAAGCGCGGCTCGCCGACGCTCGGCGTCCGGTTCGACGACGGCGAGAACGCGGGCGTCGTCTTCGTCGCCGGCGGCCGGCTCCGCTCGTCGCTACAGGTGGCCGACAGCATCGAGAAGATACACAAGACGGACGACCACGTCGGCGTCGCGAGCGCGGGCCACGTCGCCGACGCCCGCCAGCTCGTGGACGTCGCGCGCCGGCAGGCGCAGGTCGAGCGGCTCCGCTACGACGAGCCGGCCAGCATCGAGGCGCTCACCAAGGAGATAACGGGATACATCCAGGAGTACACGCAGGCGGGCGGCGCGCGCCCGTTCGGCGCGGCGCTGCTCGTCGGCGGCGTGGACGACGACGGCTCCCCGCACCTGTTCGAGACGGACCCCTCCGGCACCCCCTACGAGTGGGAGGCCGTCGCCATCGGCGGGAACTCCGACGAGATACAGGACTACCTCGAAGCCGAGTACGAGGGCGACGCCGACGCCGACGGCGCGCTCGAACTCGCGCTCCGCGCCCTCGCGGACGCCACGGAGGGCGGCCTCCAGTCGCGCGGCATGAGCGCGGCCGTCGTGGACGAGTCCGGGTACCGCGACCTCTCCGGGGACGAGCTCGCCGAGACCATCGAGGGCCACGGCCTCGCCGCCGACGAGTCCGAGGAGTAA
- a CDS encoding proteasome subunit beta: MEGFTSGKGAADAPEELKTGTTTVGIVADGGVVLATDRRASLGGRFVSNKNAEKILEVHPTAAITISGGVGAGQTFAKQVRAQSSLYETRRGEDMSMDALAQAAANSIRGMRVVPLLGGVDASGPRLFSLDPAGGLMEDTYGATGSGMQLAYGLLEQEFEEGLSMDEAVDVATRAVEAASARDTASGNGAMVARITAEGIDIEGFDEEEI, from the coding sequence ATGGAAGGATTCACCTCAGGTAAGGGTGCGGCGGACGCACCCGAGGAGCTGAAGACGGGGACCACGACCGTCGGCATCGTGGCCGACGGCGGGGTCGTCCTCGCCACGGACCGCCGAGCCTCGCTGGGCGGCCGGTTCGTCTCCAACAAGAACGCGGAGAAGATCCTGGAGGTCCACCCGACGGCGGCCATCACCATCTCGGGCGGCGTCGGCGCGGGCCAGACGTTCGCCAAGCAGGTCCGCGCGCAGTCGTCGCTGTACGAGACGCGCCGCGGCGAGGACATGTCGATGGACGCGCTCGCGCAGGCGGCGGCCAACAGCATCCGCGGGATGCGCGTCGTCCCCCTCCTCGGGGGCGTGGACGCCTCGGGCCCCCGACTGTTCTCGCTCGACCCCGCGGGCGGCCTGATGGAGGACACCTACGGCGCCACCGGCTCGGGGATGCAGCTCGCCTACGGCCTGCTCGAACAGGAGTTCGAGGAGGGGCTGAGCATGGACGAGGCCGTCGACGTGGCGACGCGGGCGGTCGAGGCGGCCAGCGCCCGCGACACCGCGTCGGGCAACGGAGCGATGGTCGCGCGCATCACGGCCGAGGGAATCGACATCGAGGGCTTCGACGAGGAGGAGATCTGA
- a CDS encoding Mrp/NBP35 family ATP-binding protein, with protein sequence MDEDAVRDLLRSVADPDLDDDIVSLGLVNSIEVDGDRVRVDLALGAPYSPTETEMAGEVRRLLSAEGLEPELSANVDRGLDPDEQVLPGVKNVIAVSSGKGGVGKSTVAVNLAAGLSDMGASVGLFDADVYGPNVPRMVEADERPQATADETIVPPERFGIKLMSMAFLVGEDDPVIWRGPMIHKLITQLVEDVEWGTLDYMVVDLPPGTGDTQLTLLQSVPISGSVIVTTPQEVALDDARKGLRMFGKHDTPVLGIVENMSGFRCPDCGSVHDIFGAGGGERFAEENDLPFLGELPLDPDVREGGDTGKPVVLDDDSDTGEAFRSFARSTANMQGILHRQRTSRGR encoded by the coding sequence ATGGACGAAGACGCGGTCCGGGACCTGCTGCGCTCCGTGGCGGACCCGGACCTCGACGACGACATCGTGTCGCTGGGGCTGGTCAACAGTATCGAGGTCGACGGCGACCGTGTCCGCGTCGACCTCGCGCTCGGCGCGCCGTACTCGCCCACGGAGACGGAGATGGCCGGCGAGGTCCGGCGGCTGCTCTCCGCGGAGGGGCTGGAGCCGGAGCTGTCGGCGAACGTGGACCGCGGGCTCGACCCCGACGAGCAGGTGCTCCCCGGGGTGAAGAACGTCATCGCGGTCTCCTCCGGCAAGGGCGGCGTCGGGAAGTCGACGGTCGCGGTCAACCTCGCGGCGGGACTCTCCGACATGGGCGCGAGCGTCGGATTGTTCGACGCCGACGTGTACGGGCCGAACGTTCCCCGGATGGTGGAGGCCGACGAGCGGCCGCAGGCGACGGCCGACGAGACCATCGTCCCGCCCGAGCGGTTCGGTATCAAGCTGATGAGCATGGCCTTCCTCGTCGGCGAGGACGACCCGGTCATCTGGCGCGGCCCGATGATTCACAAGCTCATCACCCAGCTCGTCGAGGACGTGGAGTGGGGGACGCTCGACTACATGGTCGTGGACCTGCCGCCGGGGACCGGCGACACCCAGCTGACCCTGCTCCAGTCGGTTCCCATCTCGGGGTCGGTCATCGTCACGACGCCCCAGGAGGTGGCGCTCGACGACGCCCGCAAGGGGCTTCGGATGTTCGGGAAGCACGACACGCCCGTCCTCGGCATCGTGGAGAACATGTCCGGCTTCCGCTGTCCCGACTGCGGGAGCGTCCACGACATCTTCGGCGCGGGCGGCGGCGAGCGGTTCGCCGAGGAGAACGACCTTCCCTTCCTCGGGGAACTGCCCCTCGACCCCGACGTGCGCGAGGGCGGCGACACGGGCAAGCCCGTCGTGCTCGACGACGACAGCGACACCGGGGAGGCGTTCCGGTCGTTCGCCCGCTCGACGGCGAACATGCAGGGTATCCTCCACCGGCAGCGCACCTCGCGGGGGCGATGA
- a CDS encoding 30S ribosomal protein S13, whose translation MSAEEPENEAEDEEEDIRYFVRIGQTDLDGTKSVERSLSEMNGIGKRTARIIAEKAGIDRRAVFGKLEEDEIDEIVGLVEGFADEVPEWMVNHQNAYFTGESTHETGNDLEMTRRRDINRMKMIDSYKGTRHKRGQKVRGQRTKSTGRSEGTIGVNVEAIKEQQAEEAEGDE comes from the coding sequence ATGAGCGCGGAAGAACCAGAGAACGAGGCCGAGGACGAGGAGGAGGACATCCGATACTTCGTCCGCATCGGCCAGACCGACCTCGACGGCACGAAGTCCGTCGAACGGTCGTTGAGCGAGATGAACGGAATCGGCAAACGAACCGCCCGCATCATCGCGGAGAAGGCCGGCATCGACCGCCGGGCCGTCTTCGGGAAGCTCGAGGAGGACGAGATCGACGAGATCGTCGGCCTCGTCGAGGGCTTCGCCGACGAGGTCCCCGAGTGGATGGTCAACCACCAGAACGCCTACTTCACGGGCGAGTCCACCCACGAGACCGGCAACGACCTGGAGATGACCCGACGCCGGGACATCAACCGGATGAAGATGATCGACTCGTACAAGGGCACCCGCCACAAGCGCGGCCAGAAGGTCCGCGGCCAGCGGACGAAGTCCACGGGTCGCTCCGAGGGCACCATCGGCGTCAACGTCGAGGCCATCAAGGAACAGCAGGCCGAGGAAGCGGAGGGTGACGAGTAA
- a CDS encoding 30S ribosomal protein S4 produces the protein MPLGSNTKFYETPNHPFQGERISDEARLLENYGLKNKEELWRAQSELRGYRREARRLLGEAQGDADAAAEAGEEFLARLKRIGVLDDEESLDDILSLDVTDVLERRLQTVVYRQGLANTPKQARQFIIHGHITLDGARVGTPSMKLDVSEEDGLDYEERSPLADDLHPERAGGDQE, from the coding sequence ATGCCCCTCGGAAGCAACACCAAGTTCTACGAGACCCCGAACCACCCGTTCCAGGGCGAGCGCATCAGCGACGAGGCGCGGCTGCTCGAGAACTACGGTCTCAAGAACAAGGAGGAGCTGTGGCGCGCACAGTCCGAACTGCGCGGCTACCGCCGCGAGGCCCGCCGACTGCTCGGCGAGGCGCAGGGCGACGCGGACGCCGCGGCCGAGGCCGGCGAGGAGTTCCTCGCGCGGCTCAAGCGCATCGGCGTCCTCGACGACGAGGAGAGCCTCGACGACATCCTGTCGCTCGACGTGACGGACGTCCTCGAACGGCGCCTCCAGACCGTCGTCTACCGGCAGGGGCTGGCGAACACGCCCAAGCAGGCGCGCCAGTTCATCATCCACGGGCACATCACCCTCGACGGCGCCCGCGTGGGCACCCCGTCGATGAAGCTGGACGTGTCCGAGGAGGACGGCCTCGACTACGAGGAGCGGAGTCCGCTCGCGGACGACCTGCACCCGGAGCGTGCGGGAGGTGACCAGGAATGA
- a CDS encoding 30S ribosomal protein S11: protein MSSNDDKWGVAHVYASFNNTIITVTDLTGAETIVKSSGGTVVKQNRDEASPYAAMQMAEAVAEEIKAAGISGLHVRVRGPGGNLNKSPGPGAQATIRALARAGLEIGRIEDVTPIPHDGTRAPKNSGF from the coding sequence ATGAGCTCGAACGACGACAAGTGGGGCGTCGCGCACGTGTACGCCTCCTTCAACAACACGATAATCACGGTAACGGACCTGACCGGCGCGGAGACAATCGTGAAGTCCTCCGGCGGCACGGTCGTGAAGCAGAACCGCGACGAGGCGTCGCCGTACGCCGCCATGCAGATGGCGGAGGCCGTCGCCGAGGAGATCAAGGCCGCCGGCATCAGCGGCCTCCACGTCCGCGTCCGCGGCCCCGGCGGGAACCTCAACAAGTCCCCCGGGCCCGGCGCGCAGGCGACCATCCGCGCGCTGGCGCGCGCCGGACTGGAGATCGGCCGTATCGAGGACGTGACCCCCATCCCGCACGACGGCACGCGGGCGCCGAAGAACTCCGGGTTCTGA